One genomic window of Maribacter aquivivus includes the following:
- a CDS encoding TatD family hydrolase — protein MIITDTHTHLYSEAFDDDRKEAIQKAIDLGVERFFIPAIDSTYTEGMLALEKEFPGHMFLMTGLHPTHVKENFEDELAHVEEMLDKHTYYAIGEIGIDLYWEKKYLKEQQIAFRKQIQIAKKHKLPIVIHCREAFDEVFEILEEEKGDDLRGIFHCFTGTYEQAEKAISYNMKLGIGGVVTFKNGKIDTFLKNIDLKHIVLETDSPYLAPTPYRGKRNESAYIVNVLEKLADIHGVPNEQIALETTKNSKEVFGI, from the coding sequence ATGATAATAACCGATACGCATACACATTTATATAGCGAAGCTTTCGATGATGATAGAAAAGAAGCAATACAAAAAGCCATTGATTTAGGAGTAGAACGTTTTTTTATTCCTGCTATAGATTCTACCTATACAGAAGGTATGTTAGCTTTGGAAAAAGAATTTCCGGGTCATATGTTCTTAATGACAGGCTTACATCCCACGCATGTGAAAGAAAATTTTGAGGACGAGCTGGCTCATGTTGAAGAAATGTTGGATAAGCATACCTATTATGCTATTGGGGAAATAGGAATTGATCTGTATTGGGAAAAGAAGTATTTAAAAGAACAGCAAATTGCTTTTAGAAAGCAAATACAAATAGCTAAGAAGCATAAATTGCCTATCGTTATTCATTGTCGGGAAGCTTTTGATGAGGTTTTTGAAATACTAGAGGAGGAGAAAGGTGATGATTTAAGAGGAATTTTTCATTGCTTTACTGGTACATATGAGCAGGCAGAAAAAGCAATTTCATATAATATGAAGTTAGGTATTGGTGGTGTAGTGACTTTTAAAAATGGTAAAATAGATACTTTTTTAAAAAATATTGATCTTAAGCATATTGTATTAGAAACCGATTCGCCATATTTGGCGCCTACACCTTATAGAGGTAAAAGAAATGAGAGTGCTTATATAGTAAATGTGCTTGAGAAGCTGGCAGACATTCATGGTGTACCCAATGAACAAATAGCTTTAGAGACTACGAAGAACTCTAAAGAAGTTTTCGGAATTTAA
- a CDS encoding asparaginase, with product MGIEKRNILLIYTGGTIGMMKDYTSGALKAFDFSQLLKNIPELNQLDCTISSFSFEHPIDSSNMNPTHWVAISDIITEKYNEYDGFVVLHGSDTMSYTASALSFLLENLTKPVILTGSQLPIGDLRTDAKENLITAIQIAALYKKGKPVVQEVGLYFEYKLYRGNRTTKINAEQFQAFASLNYPHLIESGVHLTVFNEYLLPQKRKLTLKSHRSMDDNVAILKIFPGINKNVIDAILQAENLKALVLETYGSGNAPMEEWFLEKLNNAINKGIHIINVTQCSGGAVMMGHYETSSRLKKMQVINGKDITTEAAITKAMYLLGSGVSHELFKTVFETSLRGEMV from the coding sequence TTGGGTATAGAGAAAAGAAATATTTTATTGATTTACACGGGTGGTACTATAGGTATGATGAAAGATTATACATCAGGAGCACTTAAGGCCTTTGATTTTTCACAATTATTGAAGAATATACCAGAGCTAAATCAATTAGATTGTACTATATCTAGTTTTTCTTTTGAGCACCCTATAGATTCATCTAATATGAATCCGACGCATTGGGTGGCGATATCTGATATTATCACAGAGAAATATAATGAGTATGATGGTTTTGTAGTGTTGCATGGCAGTGATACTATGAGTTATACCGCTTCTGCATTAAGTTTTTTACTAGAAAACCTTACAAAACCGGTAATTTTGACTGGTTCTCAATTGCCAATTGGTGACTTGAGAACAGATGCCAAAGAAAATTTAATAACTGCTATACAAATTGCTGCTTTGTATAAAAAAGGTAAGCCGGTTGTACAAGAAGTGGGGCTCTATTTTGAATATAAATTGTATCGTGGTAATAGAACTACAAAGATAAATGCAGAGCAATTTCAGGCTTTTGCTTCATTAAATTACCCTCATTTAATAGAATCAGGAGTGCATTTGACCGTTTTTAATGAATATTTATTGCCTCAAAAAAGAAAATTAACGTTAAAATCTCATAGAAGTATGGATGATAATGTGGCTATTTTGAAAATATTTCCAGGAATTAACAAAAATGTTATAGATGCAATTTTGCAAGCTGAAAATTTAAAAGCCTTGGTTTTGGAGACGTATGGTTCTGGAAATGCGCCGATGGAAGAATGGTTTTTAGAGAAATTAAATAATGCAATAAATAAAGGTATACATATTATTAATGTTACACAGTGTTCTGGTGGCGCCGTTATGATGGGGCACTATGAAACAAGTTCTAGGCTTAAAAAAATGCAAGTAATTAATGGTAAGGATATTACAACTGAGGCTGCTATTACAAAGGCAATGTACTTGTTAGGTAGTGGTGTCTCTCATGAGTTGTTTAAAACCGTTTTTGAGACTTCTTTACGAGGAGAGATGGTTTAA
- a CDS encoding MotA/TolQ/ExbB proton channel family protein, with amino-acid sequence MKKLFPSLAVAGAFVAGTNIVSAKVAAVALLVQEGAPEAERGFTQLLKEMFITGGAGFMGIVLLCLILGLAVAIERIIYLNMASTNSAKLKQQVEDALASGGVEAAKEVCRNTKGPVASIYYQGLDRAGESIESAEKAVVAYGGVQMGQLEKNVSWLSLFIAIAPMLGFMGTVIGMIAAFQKIAAVGNLSASLIAGDIQVALLTTVFGLITAIILQIFYNYIIAKIDSIVNDMEDSSITLIDMLVDHKK; translated from the coding sequence ATGAAAAAATTATTCCCAAGCCTAGCAGTCGCTGGGGCATTTGTAGCAGGTACAAATATTGTAAGTGCAAAAGTAGCAGCAGTAGCTTTGCTAGTTCAAGAAGGAGCTCCGGAAGCGGAAAGAGGATTTACTCAACTATTAAAAGAGATGTTCATTACTGGTGGTGCCGGTTTCATGGGTATCGTACTTTTATGTTTGATCCTTGGTTTGGCAGTTGCTATTGAAAGAATTATTTATTTGAACATGGCTAGTACAAATTCTGCCAAGTTGAAACAACAAGTTGAAGACGCATTGGCATCTGGTGGTGTTGAAGCTGCTAAAGAGGTTTGTAGAAATACAAAAGGACCTGTTGCTTCTATCTACTATCAAGGTTTAGATAGAGCTGGTGAGAGCATCGAGTCTGCTGAAAAAGCTGTTGTTGCTTATGGTGGTGTTCAAATGGGTCAATTAGAGAAAAACGTTTCTTGGTTGTCTTTATTTATCGCTATTGCTCCAATGCTTGGTTTCATGGGTACGGTAATCGGTATGATTGCAGCCTTCCAAAAGATTGCTGCTGTTGGTAACTTAAGTGCATCTCTTATTGCAGGTGATATCCAGGTTGCATTATTAACAACGGTATTTGGTCTTATTACGGCTATTATCCTTCAAATTTTCTATAATTACATTATCGCTAAAATTGATAGCATCGTTAATGATATGGAAGACTCTTCGATTACTTTAATCGATATGTTGGTAGATCACAAAAAATAA
- a CDS encoding ExbD/TolR family protein, which produces MARRAGAPEVSAGSMADIAFLLLIFFLVTTTIETDAGLDRMLPPMEPPTEAPPIIKQKNIFTVNINRNGQLLVEDEILSIDKLRERAMAFLDNGGAPSGSPDYCSYCKGKRNAESSDNPMKAIISLKNDRETKYSTYITVQNELVGAYNDLRNREAKRLFGKDYVAMEAEYLNPETEDSVKEELKEKVQRIQGLFPQKLSEAETSSE; this is translated from the coding sequence ATGGCTAGAAGAGCAGGAGCACCAGAAGTTAGTGCGGGTTCAATGGCGGACATAGCTTTCCTTTTACTTATCTTTTTCTTAGTAACTACTACTATTGAAACTGATGCTGGATTGGATCGTATGTTACCACCAATGGAGCCACCTACGGAAGCACCACCAATTATTAAGCAAAAGAACATTTTTACGGTTAATATTAACCGAAATGGTCAATTGTTGGTGGAAGATGAGATTCTTTCAATAGATAAATTGCGTGAAAGAGCAATGGCGTTTTTAGATAACGGTGGAGCACCATCAGGAAGTCCTGATTATTGTAGCTACTGTAAAGGAAAGCGTAATGCTGAATCTTCGGATAATCCGATGAAAGCAATTATCTCTTTAAAGAATGATCGTGAAACAAAGTATAGTACATACATAACAGTTCAAAACGAATTGGTAGGTGCATACAACGATCTTAGAAATAGAGAAGCTAAGCGTTTATTTGGTAAAGATTATGTTGCTATGGAGGCTGAGTATTTGAATCCTGAAACTGAAGATTCTGTTAAAGAAGAATTGAAAGAAAAGGTACAAAGAATACAAGGTTTGTTTCCACAGAAATTATCTGAAGCTGAAACTTCAAGCGAATAA
- a CDS encoding ExbD/TolR family protein, with translation MSKFAKKKDGEVPAVSTASLPDIVFMLLFFFMTVTVMKDSSLKVENVLPNASEVKKLEKKDRVIYIYVGKPTREYEKTFGTEPKIQLNDKFASPSEVGDYILMERAKKPQEIQNVLTTALKVDKNASMGLISDIKQELRKVNALKVNYTTYEGDAFNNLQ, from the coding sequence ATGTCAAAATTTGCAAAGAAAAAAGATGGAGAGGTACCAGCGGTATCAACAGCTTCCCTTCCTGACATTGTATTTATGCTTTTGTTTTTCTTTATGACGGTAACCGTTATGAAGGATAGTTCCTTGAAAGTTGAAAACGTACTTCCGAATGCTAGTGAAGTAAAGAAATTGGAGAAGAAAGATCGTGTAATCTATATTTATGTTGGTAAGCCAACTAGAGAATATGAGAAGACTTTTGGTACAGAACCAAAAATTCAATTAAACGACAAATTCGCTAGTCCTTCTGAAGTTGGTGATTATATTTTGATGGAAAGAGCTAAAAAACCTCAAGAAATTCAAAATGTATTGACCACGGCACTTAAGGTTGATAAGAACGCTAGTATGGGATTGATATCCGATATTAAACAAGAGTTAAGAAAAGTAAACGCTTTAAAGGTAAATTATACTACCTATGAAGGTGATGCTTTCAATAATCTACAATAG
- a CDS encoding porin family protein encodes MRFAILFLLVVLQSNAQVVSDSIESSHYFEDQFYVGLSYNFILNHPEGSNQRNLSYGLQAGVIKDIPLNRVGTKAIGVGAGLALNSYYSNLVADISGDDISYSINDDITRSKLETHLVEFPLEFRWRNSTAEDYKFWRVYGGIKAAYVLGARSKYDLGDISEGFNNTDLTKFQYGLTLSFGYNTFNLHAYYALTELFDGNASVNGEVLQYRPLRIGLIFYIL; translated from the coding sequence ATGCGTTTTGCCATTTTATTTTTATTAGTAGTTCTGCAATCTAATGCTCAAGTAGTATCAGATAGTATAGAAAGTTCACATTATTTCGAGGATCAGTTTTATGTTGGTCTATCGTATAACTTTATATTGAACCATCCAGAGGGTTCTAATCAACGTAACCTCTCTTATGGTCTACAAGCAGGTGTAATAAAAGATATTCCTTTAAATAGGGTAGGAACAAAGGCTATAGGCGTTGGGGCGGGCTTAGCTTTGAATAGTTATTATTCAAACCTAGTTGCCGATATTTCTGGAGATGATATTTCTTATAGTATAAATGATGATATTACTAGAAGTAAGTTAGAGACACATTTAGTAGAGTTTCCTTTAGAGTTTAGATGGCGAAATTCTACTGCAGAAGATTATAAATTCTGGCGTGTATATGGAGGTATTAAGGCTGCTTATGTTTTAGGAGCAAGGTCAAAATATGATTTAGGTGACATTAGTGAGGGGTTCAATAATACAGACTTAACTAAATTTCAGTACGGGCTTACCTTAAGTTTTGGCTATAATACCTTTAATCTACATGCTTATTATGCATTAACTGAGCTTTTTGATGGTAATGCATCTGTCAATGGTGAGGTATTACAATATAGACCATTACGTATAGGTCTTATTTTCTACATACTATAA
- the rpoN gene encoding RNA polymerase factor sigma-54 encodes MLKQHLSFKLSQKLSPQQIQLMKLIQLPTQAFEQRLNQELEENPALETGKEDLENTNDEYDEVYDDAVDNETINTEDINIDDYLSDDEIPDYRTKANNYSSDDEEKSVPYAAGISFNQHLLNQLNTVYLTDDEWNIAEFLVGSVDESGYIRRPIADIMDDLAFTQNIYTDEKTITKILSIVQELDPPGVGARSLEECLIIQLERKEITPRIELATAILKKSFEHFTKKHYQKLIQKHNITEDELKAAIGEIEKLNPKPGGSYSGNNRIVEHVVPDFAIRITEGELELTLNGRNAPELHVSREYSNMLKGYKEAKDKSKSQKDTVMFIKQKLDAAKWFIDAIRQRQQTLFITMNSIMQYQKEYFLTGDERNLRPMILKDIADEIGMDVSTVSRVANSKYVDTPYGTKLIKEYFSESMKNEQGEDVSTKEIKKILETVIQNETKKKPLTDDKLAAILKEKGYPIARRTVAKYREQLSIPVARMRKEI; translated from the coding sequence ATGCTAAAACAACATCTATCATTTAAATTATCTCAAAAGTTATCTCCACAGCAAATTCAATTGATGAAGCTGATTCAATTGCCTACGCAGGCATTTGAACAACGTCTCAATCAAGAATTAGAGGAGAATCCGGCCTTAGAAACCGGTAAAGAAGACTTAGAAAACACTAATGATGAGTATGATGAAGTTTACGATGATGCAGTAGATAATGAAACTATTAACACTGAAGACATCAATATCGATGATTACTTAAGTGATGATGAAATTCCTGATTATCGTACCAAAGCGAATAATTATAGCTCTGATGATGAAGAAAAAAGTGTGCCTTATGCTGCCGGTATTTCATTCAATCAGCATTTATTAAATCAACTAAACACCGTTTATCTTACAGATGACGAGTGGAATATTGCCGAGTTTCTAGTTGGCAGTGTAGATGAAAGTGGATACATACGTAGACCCATCGCCGATATTATGGATGATTTGGCTTTTACCCAAAACATCTATACAGATGAAAAAACCATTACAAAAATACTTTCTATAGTTCAAGAGTTGGATCCACCTGGAGTTGGCGCTAGATCTTTAGAAGAATGTTTAATAATACAACTAGAGCGCAAAGAAATAACACCGAGAATTGAGCTTGCAACAGCGATTCTGAAGAAGTCTTTTGAACACTTTACTAAGAAGCACTATCAAAAGTTAATTCAGAAACATAACATTACCGAAGACGAGTTAAAAGCTGCTATTGGAGAAATTGAAAAACTAAACCCAAAACCAGGCGGTTCGTATTCTGGAAACAATAGAATTGTAGAGCATGTAGTACCTGATTTTGCCATTAGAATTACCGAAGGTGAATTGGAGCTGACACTAAATGGTAGAAATGCACCAGAGCTACACGTATCTAGAGAGTATAGTAATATGCTAAAGGGCTATAAAGAAGCTAAAGATAAGTCTAAGTCTCAAAAAGATACAGTAATGTTCATTAAGCAGAAGTTAGATGCCGCTAAATGGTTTATAGATGCTATTAGACAGCGCCAACAAACGCTGTTTATTACGATGAACTCAATTATGCAATATCAAAAAGAATATTTCCTAACAGGAGATGAGCGTAATTTGAGACCTATGATTCTAAAAGATATTGCAGATGAAATAGGAATGGATGTTTCAACAGTGTCTAGGGTTGCAAATAGCAAATATGTTGACACCCCTTATGGCACCAAGTTGATAAAAGAATATTTCTCTGAGTCAATGAAGAATGAACAAGGAGAAGATGTTTCTACAAAAGAAATAAAGAAAATTCTAGAAACAGTTATTCAGAACGAAACCAAGAAAAAGCCATTAACAGATGACAAACTCGCTGCCATTTTAAAGGAAAAAGGATATCCTATTGCCAGAAGAACAGTAGCCAAATACAGAGAGCAGTTAAGTATACCTGTTGCACGTATGAGAAAAGAAATTTAA
- the asnS gene encoding asparagine--tRNA ligase: MRLATIKELLASKNLLQEVTIKGWVRTFRSNRFIALNDGSTLGTIQCVVDFENFDEELLKKVNTGAALKITGTLVESQGRGQSVEIQVSALEVLGIADPEEYPIQPKKHSLEFLREKAHLRIRTNTFAAIMRVRSTLSFAIHNYFRENGFNYFHAPIITGSDAEGAGEMFRVTTLDEKNPPLTEDGDVNYKEDFFGKETNLTVSGQLEAEAYAMALGKVYTFGPTFRAENSNTSRHLAEFWMIEPEMAFFDLDANMDLAEDFIKNVISYTLTHCQEDLEFLEKRLIDEEKSKPQAQRSDMPLIEKLKFVADNNFKRVSYTEAIDILKNCKPNKKKQFTYPIEEWGTDLQSEHERYLVEKHFKCPVILFDYPAKIKAFYMRLNEDGKTVRAMDILFPGIGEIVGGSQREERLDVLKEKIKELGIDEKELWWYLDLRKFGTAEHSGFGLGFERLVLFATGMGNIRDVIPFPRTPQNAEF; this comes from the coding sequence ATGCGTTTAGCTACAATAAAAGAATTACTAGCAAGTAAAAACTTACTACAAGAAGTAACAATAAAAGGATGGGTACGAACCTTTAGAAGTAATAGATTCATAGCATTGAACGATGGATCTACATTAGGTACTATTCAATGTGTAGTTGATTTTGAGAATTTTGACGAAGAATTATTAAAGAAAGTAAATACTGGTGCTGCATTAAAAATTACAGGTACACTTGTTGAAAGTCAGGGTCGCGGTCAATCTGTAGAAATTCAAGTAAGCGCTTTGGAAGTGTTAGGTATTGCGGATCCAGAAGAATATCCTATTCAACCAAAAAAACACTCTTTAGAATTCTTGAGAGAAAAGGCACATTTAAGAATTAGAACTAACACTTTTGCAGCAATTATGCGTGTTAGGTCTACCTTATCTTTTGCCATTCACAACTATTTTAGAGAAAACGGTTTCAACTACTTCCACGCTCCTATTATTACAGGATCAGATGCCGAAGGTGCAGGAGAAATGTTTCGTGTAACAACATTAGATGAAAAAAATCCTCCACTTACAGAAGATGGAGATGTAAATTATAAAGAAGACTTCTTCGGAAAAGAAACCAATTTAACAGTATCTGGTCAATTAGAAGCTGAGGCATATGCCATGGCACTAGGTAAAGTTTATACATTCGGACCTACATTTAGAGCCGAAAACTCAAATACATCTAGACATTTAGCTGAATTTTGGATGATTGAACCAGAAATGGCATTCTTCGATTTAGATGCCAATATGGACCTTGCAGAGGACTTTATTAAAAACGTTATTTCTTATACATTGACACATTGTCAAGAAGATTTAGAGTTTTTAGAGAAGAGGTTAATAGACGAAGAAAAAAGCAAGCCGCAAGCGCAACGCAGCGATATGCCTTTAATTGAAAAATTAAAGTTCGTAGCAGATAACAACTTTAAAAGAGTAAGCTATACTGAAGCTATAGATATTCTTAAAAACTGTAAGCCTAATAAAAAGAAACAATTCACTTACCCTATTGAGGAATGGGGTACCGATCTACAAAGTGAGCATGAGCGCTACTTAGTTGAAAAGCATTTTAAATGTCCTGTAATATTATTTGATTACCCAGCAAAAATTAAAGCTTTTTACATGCGATTGAATGAGGACGGAAAAACCGTTAGAGCTATGGATATTTTATTTCCAGGCATTGGTGAAATCGTTGGTGGTTCGCAAAGAGAAGAGCGCTTAGATGTCTTGAAAGAAAAAATCAAAGAATTGGGTATCGACGAGAAAGAATTATGGTGGTACCTAGATTTAAGAAAATTCGGAACTGCAGAACATAGTGGTTTTGGTCTTGGTTTTGAACGATTAGTTCTTTTCGCAACTGGCATGGGTAATATTAGAGATGTAATTCCTTTTCCAAGAACACCACAGAATGCCGAATTCTAA
- a CDS encoding efflux RND transporter permease subunit, with amino-acid sequence MVAKLTKGFWPKTANIILRNRILILLLIAAFTIFMGWQWQYMRFSSSQTNLLPDDHPVNIQYQDFLSKFGEEGNAVVFAVRDSALFTPENFNRWNKLSKQLAAFPEVEFVISTDNLKELIKDNEKQEFVMRPLINGELKTKKEIDSITNHLFNDLPFYDNLLYNKESKTIRTIVNLDKDIVNTSVRKDFILQDVNKLVKKFEEETNLDVHISGMPYVRTMNSQNIIDEIGKFILAALGVTSLIFFFFFRSIRATIISMCVVIIGVMWAFGLLGLLQYEITVLTALIPPLIIVIGIPNCIFLINKYQQEVKKHGNQALSLQRVISKIGNATLMTNITTASGFATFIVTDSTLLKEFGIVASINILGIFVLSLLIIPIVYSFMPLPKTKHLKHLNKKWIDAFVQWMERIVRHRRITVYIVSISLLVISIIGIYQIRISGSPIEDMPKNAEFFHDIRFFEKEFKGIMPVEIVVDTKTPKGVLKPVTLKRMNQLGEVIEEIPELSTPVSVVNLVKYSKQAFYNGIPKYYQLPTSQENTFIMDVARKSDDNGDLLKSFVDSTGQTARMTTFMRDVNTSRMEEIEQRLQENITKIFPAERYNVYMTGSALLFLKGTKYLVKNLIMSLALAIGLIALFMAYLFRSFRMIVISLIPNLLPLVITAGIMGFVGVPIKPSTILVFSIAFGISVDDTIHFLAKYRQELTANNWRIEKSVYNALRETGVSMFYTSIVLFFGFSVFVISNFGGTVALGSLVSATLLLAMLANLILLPSLLLSLEKSIANKQTLKEPQIDILPQDENNNQ; translated from the coding sequence ATGGTAGCTAAACTAACGAAGGGATTTTGGCCTAAAACGGCAAATATAATTCTACGAAATAGAATCCTAATTTTACTCTTGATTGCCGCTTTTACCATTTTTATGGGATGGCAATGGCAATATATGCGTTTTTCAAGCTCGCAGACAAACCTACTACCAGATGACCACCCGGTAAATATTCAATACCAAGATTTTCTTAGCAAATTTGGCGAAGAAGGTAATGCAGTCGTTTTTGCCGTGCGTGACAGCGCTCTATTTACACCTGAAAATTTTAACCGTTGGAATAAATTAAGCAAACAACTTGCTGCTTTTCCAGAGGTGGAATTTGTTATCTCAACAGACAATTTAAAAGAATTAATTAAGGATAACGAAAAGCAAGAGTTTGTAATGCGCCCCTTAATAAACGGCGAACTTAAGACTAAGAAGGAAATAGACAGTATTACCAATCATTTGTTTAATGACCTCCCTTTCTATGACAACCTTCTATACAACAAAGAAAGTAAAACAATAAGAACTATTGTTAATCTAGATAAGGACATTGTCAATACCTCGGTTAGAAAAGATTTTATTTTACAAGATGTAAATAAACTGGTTAAAAAGTTTGAAGAAGAGACTAATTTAGATGTTCACATATCTGGAATGCCCTATGTGAGGACAATGAATTCTCAGAATATTATTGATGAAATTGGTAAATTTATTCTAGCAGCTCTTGGTGTTACTTCATTAATTTTCTTCTTTTTCTTTAGAAGCATTCGAGCTACGATAATTTCTATGTGCGTAGTGATAATTGGCGTAATGTGGGCTTTTGGTTTACTTGGGTTATTACAATATGAAATTACAGTTCTTACAGCACTTATACCACCACTAATCATTGTTATTGGTATTCCCAACTGTATCTTCTTAATAAACAAATATCAACAAGAAGTAAAAAAACACGGTAATCAGGCACTTTCATTACAACGCGTTATTTCTAAAATTGGAAATGCAACGTTGATGACAAATATTACCACGGCATCTGGTTTTGCAACTTTCATTGTAACAGACAGTACATTATTGAAAGAATTTGGTATTGTTGCTTCCATTAATATCTTAGGCATATTTGTTTTATCACTACTTATCATTCCTATTGTTTATAGCTTCATGCCGCTTCCAAAAACAAAGCATTTAAAACATTTGAACAAAAAATGGATTGATGCCTTTGTACAGTGGATGGAACGTATTGTTAGGCATAGAAGAATTACTGTTTATATTGTTTCTATCTCTTTACTTGTAATAAGTATTATTGGTATTTATCAGATAAGAATATCAGGAAGCCCTATAGAGGATATGCCGAAGAATGCTGAATTCTTTCATGACATTAGATTTTTTGAAAAAGAGTTCAAAGGTATTATGCCTGTTGAAATCGTTGTAGACACAAAAACTCCAAAAGGTGTTTTAAAACCTGTGACTTTAAAGCGTATGAATCAGCTTGGCGAAGTTATAGAAGAAATACCGGAACTTTCAACTCCCGTATCTGTAGTAAATCTGGTAAAGTATTCTAAACAGGCTTTTTATAATGGTATTCCCAAATATTATCAATTACCAACCAGTCAAGAAAATACATTCATTATGGATGTTGCCCGCAAATCTGATGATAACGGAGATTTATTAAAATCTTTTGTTGATAGTACTGGTCAAACAGCCAGAATGACCACCTTCATGCGAGATGTCAACACCAGCCGTATGGAAGAAATTGAACAGCGGTTACAGGAGAATATCACGAAAATATTCCCTGCAGAGCGTTATAACGTTTACATGACCGGTAGCGCATTACTTTTCTTAAAAGGAACAAAGTATCTTGTTAAAAACCTAATTATGTCTCTTGCCTTGGCAATTGGGCTTATTGCACTTTTCATGGCCTATTTATTTAGGTCGTTCAGAATGATTGTCATTTCATTGATACCTAACTTATTGCCATTAGTCATAACTGCCGGCATTATGGGCTTTGTGGGTGTACCAATAAAACCATCTACCATATTAGTATTCAGTATTGCATTTGGTATTTCGGTCGATGACACCATACACTTTCTCGCAAAATATAGGCAAGAACTCACCGCAAATAACTGGCGAATAGAAAAATCTGTATATAATGCATTAAGAGAAACCGGCGTAAGTATGTTCTACACCTCTATAGTATTATTCTTTGGCTTCTCCGTCTTTGTAATATCTAATTTCGGTGGCACGGTAGCACTAGGTTCACTAGTTTCTGCAACACTATTACTTGCAATGTTGGCTAATTTAATTCTGTTGCCTTCTTTACTATTATCATTAGAAAAAAGTATCGCGAACAAGCAAACACTTAAAGAACCGCAAATAGATATTTTACCACAAGATGAAAATAATAACCAATAA
- the frr gene encoding ribosome recycling factor: MNEEVEFVLDATKEGMNAAIAHLERAFLKIRAGKASPAMLSAVMVDYYGSQTPLSQVANVNTPDGRTISVQPWEKNMLQEIEKAIMNANLGFNPMNNGDMIIINVPPLTEERRIQLTKQAKAEAEHAKVGVRSARQDANKEIKDLDISEDLQKNATADVQDLTDVFTKKIEDFLVKKEAEIMKV; this comes from the coding sequence ATGAACGAAGAAGTAGAATTTGTTTTAGACGCTACAAAAGAAGGCATGAACGCCGCTATAGCTCACTTAGAACGCGCATTTTTAAAAATTAGAGCTGGTAAAGCCAGCCCTGCAATGCTATCAGCTGTAATGGTTGATTATTACGGATCACAAACTCCGTTATCTCAGGTAGCAAATGTGAACACCCCAGACGGTAGAACAATTTCTGTTCAACCTTGGGAAAAAAACATGCTCCAAGAAATTGAAAAAGCGATAATGAACGCCAACCTAGGTTTTAATCCTATGAACAATGGCGATATGATCATCATCAACGTACCACCGCTGACCGAAGAGCGTAGAATACAGCTTACTAAACAAGCTAAAGCAGAAGCAGAACATGCAAAAGTTGGTGTACGAAGTGCTAGACAAGATGCGAACAAAGAAATTAAAGATTTAGATATTTCTGAAGACCTTCAAAAAAATGCTACTGCCGATGTACAAGACTTAACTGATGTTTTCACAAAGAAAATTGAAGATTTCTTGGTTAAAAAAGAGGCAGAAATCATGAAAGTATAA